A window of the Ostrea edulis chromosome 1, xbOstEdul1.1, whole genome shotgun sequence genome harbors these coding sequences:
- the LOC125681021 gene encoding 2-(3-amino-3-carboxypropyl)histidine synthase subunit 1-like, translating to METSLKSEANQEKQSDARVVIANKNKKVFTGVKRAAHQIPEEILNNPKLQHAVKQLPENYNFEIYKTVWKIQSTGAKRVALQFPEGLLIFACTIADIIEEFTEADTVIMGDVTYGACCVDDFTARALGAELMVHYGHSCLVPIDQTEGIQMLYVFVDIKIDTMHFLDTIRHNFSAGSSLALVCTIQFVAALQAASRELKDKYEVIIPQSKPLSPGEILGCTSPKLKPGTDAIIYLGDGRFHLESIMISNPTVQAYRYDPYSKVFSKEYYDTEKMHSIRRNAIATAAQGQKYGVVLGTLGRQGSTKILQEMLEKMKECGKSGTLVLLSEIFPDKLKLYPEIDAWVQIACPRLSIDWGMAFEKPLLSPYEMSVALNIAQWQDVYPMDFYANESLGPWTVNNTKHQPPRKQRLKKTIPIKAETQGSGTCSKDCASCSCSSKSLEIKENT from the exons ATGGAGACTTCACTAAAGTCTGAAGCAAATCAAGAGAAACAATCGGATGCAAGAGTTGTTATTGCGAATAAGAATAAGAAAGTATTTACAG gAGTAAAGCGAGCAGCACATCAGATACCAGAGGAAATCCTCAATAATCCTAAACTCCAGCATGCAGTCAAACAG ctacctgaaaattataattttgaaatatataaaacagtATGGAAGATTCAATCCACTGGCGCCAAGAGAG TTGCTCTACAGTTTCCAGAGGGATTATTAATTTTTGCATGCACAATAGCAGATATCATAGAAGA ATTCACAGAAGCTGACACGGTGATTATGGGAGATGTGACGTACGGAGCCTGTTGTGTAGACGACTTCACGGCGAGAGCTCTAGGTGCTGAACTCATGGTTCATTACGGACACAGCTGTCTTG TGCCCATTGATCAGACAGAAGGAATCCAGATGTTGTATGTCTTTGTGGACATAAAGATTGACACCATGCATTTTCTGGACACAATCAGGCACAACTTTTCAGCAGGTTCTTCCCTGGCATTAGTCTGTACCATACAGTTTGTGGCGGCTTTGCAG GCTGCCAGTCGAGAACTGAAGGACAAATATGAAGTGATCATACCACAGTCTAAACCATTGTCTCCTGGGGAAATTCTAGGCTGTACATCACCAAAGCTCAAACCAGGCACTGATGCCATCAT atACCTAGGAGATGGAAGATTTCATCTTGAGTCAATCATGATCAGTAATCCCACTGTACAAGCATATAG ATATGATCCATACAGCAAGGTCTTTTCAAAAGAATACTATGACACAGAGAAGATGCATTCTATTAGAAGGAATGCTATAGCAACAGCTGCCCAAGGGCAGAAATATGGAGTGGTGCTGGGAACTTTGGGAAGGCAAGGATCAACTAAGATTTTACAG GAAATGCTGGAAAAAATGAAGGAATGTGGTAAAAGTGGTACACTGGTGTTGCTGTCAGAAATTTTTCCGGACAAGTTGAAGTTATATCCAGAAATTGATGC CTGGGTACAGATAGCTTGTCCTCGGTTATCCATAGATTGGGGTATGGCATTCGAAAAACCTTTGTTATCACCGTATGAG ATGTCAGTTGCCTTGAATATTGCCCAGTGGCAAGATGTGTATCCTATGGACTTTTATGCAAATGAAAGTTTAGGTCCGTGGACTGTGAATAACACAAAACACCAGCCTCCTCGAAAGCAGAGGCTAAAAAAGACCATTCCGATCAAAGCAGAAACACAAGGGAGTGGAACCTGTTCAAAGGATTGTGCTTCGTGTTCATGTTCATCAAAGAGTTTAGAAATAAAGGAAAATACTTaa